A stretch of DNA from Cryptomeria japonica chromosome 4, Sugi_1.0, whole genome shotgun sequence:
TACAAACCAGATAAACACAGATTATTAATAGCAGCCAAGAGAGCAGTTTATTGTACAAATCAGGAATATTTATATTGTCTGGATCCACATGTGTTATAGTAATTGTTTTGTCTAGGTAATGTTGGATTTTAGAAAGCATAGGGTTATATTGTGGTTATCCCACGGTCGAGCAAGGGTTTCCTCTTGGCGATTTTTGTGTTTGGGATTTGTGTCTCTTGGGCTTTACTAATTAACGTTAGTTCTTTGTGATTATTTTCATCTTCTTTGCTGCCTTCATGTATTTATTCTTTTAGTAATGTTTTTGCAAAATGTACCTTTCGGTATTCCTTCCTTCCTTCTGTACTATCTTCTCCCTTCCtgttttaatttcttttcttaTTTTCCTCATCCTATTCTATCAGGGTACTTGTATTTATTCTATTAGTAATGTTTTTGCAAAATGTACCTTTCGGTATTCCTTCCTTCCTTCTGTACTATCTTCTCCCTTcctgtttttatttcttttcttattttccTCATCCTATTCTATCAGGGTACTATCACTAAATGTTGTTACCAATTAGTTGCTGAAGCTTGGAATCTGAAACCTCATTAGTTTTAACTAGAGCCTTTGGATCATTTGTAGCGTCTTGTATAGGTCCTTCTTCCTCTTTCAAGGGCCTCTCGACGTCTTTTTCTACCTCATCCTCTCTGTCTTGATGTTGTTTGGCTATTTGGCACTACCCAACCATCTTATCTTCCTTGTTTTCTTGGTTTTGGCTGCCTACTTAAACGCTTTGCCCAACAAACATCTCCAAATGGATATCTTCCACAATTCTCTAATTTGAAGGTTCTCCTGTGTGCGTAACCAATTTTGGTTTTGTATCATCCTCTGTATCACTATGTTCATTAGTGATTTCCATTGGCTCTGAAACTTGCGCTCCAATATCGTTTTGTCTTCTTTTTTTATTCCATGAACTTAAGTTGTTTTGGAGTTTAGTGGCAGACTGTTCTTGCTTTTAATCTAACTCCTTTTTCTATTTTTTCCTCTTTTTCCCTTTTGTCTATGTATTCTCTTTTCTTTGCCTTTCCATTCTTTGTCTGCTATTCTTTGTTATTGTTTtttcatttctatttttctctggATCTTCCTTACTTTGTTATTTCAATAATCCCTCTTAATCTTATCTTTTTTCAATCATTGCATCTTATTTGTCTCAGCAATTGCACTTCTTTAGGATGCTGCCCCTTTGTCTTATGCCATCCCCTAGTTGCCTATCTTCTTAAGGGATTCGTTCCTAGTGGTTATGGGTCTCTCTGATCACAAAGGCACCAACATCGGGCGGCACCACAAAATGTTACCAAGAAATATCAGGCCAGGTGGATAGTTGGGTTCTTGTTATGAAATTCAAATTATCATTTTGATGTCAGATGATAAAAATGATTtaacacacatatacacataccgTATAATATTTAATGCTGATAACGTATAGCATATATCTCAATATAACATTATCTTTTCTTGTAGGGTCAATTTATCTCTCGTTTACTCATCTCATGTGCTATCCTAATCTATACATAGAGGTTCAATAAGGGTAAGGACATGTTCCATAGATCTGTGCTTAGATAACAACATGCTTGGGCAGTACAAAAAAGTAGTCCTTATAAACTGCACTTACTATAGTTGATGATCCCCTGCTGCAGTAGCAGTCTCCTCAAATCTGGATAATGTGCTTTAAGGTATAGATCTTGTCAGTAAATAGAATAGAGGCCTAGTCAGGCTTTTTGAGGAAATGGTGGGAAGCTTGGCTGCTTCTTACTTAGATCCACTTCCTTTCCCTTGATAGTTTTGCAAGAATGAACTGAAAGTTTAAAGAGTGTCATTTTAGGTGAGGCGATGCAGGCCTTAAGCATGCACACTGTGTCAGCTCAATTAATTGATGTCATCGTAATGAATCGAAGCTATCTTAACTTTTTTAAGCCTAATAAATGTACTGTTAAACATTCTCTTCTCATAAAGAGAACAGGCACAGCAAATAACTTTATCCTGTCATAATCattatttcatattgattcatTAAAGTGACTCAGAAAAGCAAGCCCTTTAGATAAGCTACGGTAAATACCCAACCTGTGGATGAGATGCCTAAAACGACACTATGCCCCCCAAGGGATGGTTTAGCGTACTCTCTTCTATCCAGCTAATCAGCACTTCCAAGTTATGTCACAAGTTTTAGGTTTGTTTTTGTGTTCAACAAAGATTGAAGTTGCCAAAAAAAGATTAATGATTAAATTTGAATAATATtaaagtataaataaattaaataataattttttttaatttcaataatttaattttaatgtattaaattttaatattaaaatgagAAGATGAAGGACATGGCAATAAATTTAAATTACTTTGGAAGGACCGAGAATAGCCCAAAAATATGATAATATAATTCAGTGGGAACTGGGACTTGGTTGAATGCAAATATATACAACGTGAATACAATCTAGACTTGAAAGTCCTTCCAAACAAATATATATAATAAgacatttttaaagaaaataaatgtAACAAAGTAAAGTTGCCGGGCACccctaaataaataaaagaaaacctGAAGTGTAACCTCTGCCCCCTGCACCTGCTACAGCCATTTGATACAGTTACCAACTCACCACAATGCAGGCTTGTGAGGATCAAGCTCACCTATTCAGAGTTGGAGCTTTCGCCTTAAAATTGACCCTTGAGCTCATACAAATTGTTCTTGGTTGTGCCAAAATTGTCTCTGAGTCTCATGATATTTCATAGAGTTTACTTAACATTGAATAGGATGGTCTGAATCTCAACTCTGCAACAATAAGAGTTCACAATGGCCAATGAATTCAACGTGGGGGACTTTCAACCTTGGCAGACGACAGGCAAAGACTCAcactttttataaatatattttgatAGGGAAAATTTGAGCCCTTTACCATATGAATTTTAGGGCAAATTGCAACAATTCTTAAAGGTTTTTATTAAGTTTGCTGAATTTCGAACTTCAAGCATTAAGTTTGGCCTACCGTATGACACAGCTTCTAAGCCTTCTTTTGTTTGCATAGATTAACTATGTAGAGTTAATGTGCGGGATTGTGCAACACTTGCACCTTCTATTCTTTACCTGGAATTTGAAGTGATGTTCGAATGAGATCGAGGAGAAGTGGAAAGGGGTTTAACACAATGTGCCATTACATCTTACACTGTTTTAACACACTTTTGTTTTCCATGAGACTAGTTTGAGAAAGAAAATTTAGACAGACTACGCTATCACACGGGTTAATTTGCCTTGATTTGAAGATGATGTTTATGTGTCTGGctaacttttccttttcttccacTTCAGGAAGTGCACCAGATATGGATATGTTAATTGAGACATTCAATAACGATGTTCCTTGCTTTAAGCTTGAAAGTTTGTCTGAAGGAAATGCTGATGAAGCCCGAGGTATCAAAGATGTTTTGGCCATTTTTATTAATTGAGGGTTTTCATCTTATCATTATATGATAACTTCGTTGTGGTCCGTTCAAAAACCAATACAATGAGAAAACTCTTGTCCAAGCTAAAGAACTTATTTGTGAATTTATTTATCAGTTTTGGTTCATACTTATATGGATGTTAAAATGTAATTGTTTCTTAGTTTATATGCTACTGTCTTGTCTCTTTTTTCTCTTTTGTAAGAAATCCTATAATGAAAGGTGGCCTAATTACTAAGTACTTTATAATTCATGATTAATCATAATTTAAGTATCACTATATTATATTTTTGTTAGAATTATCATGTTATTTGCAACTTTTCATAAATTTAATGTTCTTATCAAAATTGTGCTGAAGCTGCAATTACATCAGTAAAGCTGCTTCATGTAACTCTTCTTGTAACAatcatataaattaattaaaaataataacaatttAATCAATTGAAAACTcttaaagcaattttttttttttgtggtccTATAGTGATCTTGTTGGTCTTTGTTGTTCTTTCTAGCTATCCATAATTAGCACATAAAATATAAAATGGACTATCTTTTAAAGCCAACTTTGTGAAGGCTTCTTGCGACATTTGTATGCTTGAAAATGTCTGAGATCAGTATTTTAGAATTAAAACGTTTATTTTCAGGTGCTTTTAtgcagttgatttttttttttaaagaaagcgTGTGAAGAAGGCAAAGTAGATAATGTTTTCATCTGTTTGGTTATTGATGATAAGATTCTTAATATACATCAATATTAATGATTGTTTTGAAGatcaatattttagattatttcGAGTTTTTAAATCAAGAAATCATTAATAGCTAGAATACGGAtgttaaaaaaatgataaataaataaatcaattcaaTAATCGTTTCTATGATCCTCTAAAAAGATCATTCCATGTTTGAGACATCTAATTTTACAATCACTTACTTTACTGAATAATTATATGCAGGGGGATATTTAATGAAATCATCACACTCTCAAAGCAATATTGAAGACCCAACATTAAAATTATATGAGGGTAATGAGGCACACATGATTAACTTAGCATCATCTTTGGCATTATTCATTCATGAGTTACCTATTGTCAATGGTGAGTTTAAAAAGATTACTTGACTCTTAAATTTTTATTGTAGTTAGAATGGTGTATAGAGCTTATCATTTAGTGTtgtttctatagaagtatcatttaATTTTAGGATATCATCAGTGTGTTATATATGttgtatttaatcatttattttatctaaagTAGATGATATCGTTCTCATTAAAAATACCCATCTAACTAATGGAGCTTATTTGTCATATTGATTATGGATATTTTTCCTATTGAACTTTATAGGACCTTCACCAAATGTGGACAAGGTAATTTTTGCATTATTACATAGTGACATTTCATTTCGTAAGAGTGGACTTCCATCAACTTCTAGGAGGGCAAATTCTTTGACAATGAATTCATTCCAAACAAGCCATCTGCTAAAAAGAAAGCGAGACGATGGTAAGTATTTTTTTTATGCTTGAAATTTTTTTGATCTTCCCTTAGGGAGACTAAAAATATTGAATCTAAATGTTAGTTGTGTCCATCTAATCTTATTTAATTGCCTAGCAGATGACAAAGAAGAGGTCGTTCATAAAAAACCGTCAATGGATATATTTAAGCTGCGGCAAATAAGGAAGCTTAAGCTTCAAGCCAAGGTAGCCAATCAGAATCAGAGTGGAACTACTACTTCTCGTACTACTTTTGGAACTACTTCTCATACTACTTCTGGGACTACTTCTCGTACTAGTTCTACTCACAGCTAATAACCTTCAACAAATTTTGACACTGTAAAAATAACAAAAGATTCCAACAATCTTATGTAACAAAGAGAAGCATTTGCTATTGTATTAAATTCAGAATTTTTGTAAATTCAAATTTTGACATCTTTAAAGAATAATTTGGAATTCTTTTGTATTCTTCTTCTAAGATAAGATGTTGCATAATTCTTTTGTTATTATACAACAATTTCCTTTCATGTAATATGTATGTAATGAGTTTTCTTTATTAGAATAGCAACttgatttttattaaatattaaaatataaatcacATAATTTTATTGACATAAATGTAGGTTTTTTTTTATTATAGTGAAACTTAAGAGAAATGATTAGAAAGTTCAGCTATGAAACCCAAAACATTCCTGACCCAAAAAATGTATGTCAAAGAACGAAAAGAAGAAATTACTAGAAAAACTAGTAAAAAGCTAATGTTTACTTGCGAAGTAGAAGCATCATAGCAAATTATTCTTTTGACTATCATGACCCAAAAAAGTATGCCAAGTAAAGAAAAAATTGTTGGAAAACTTTAAAAAGCTAATGATTGCTTGCAAAAAGTGCAATTTTAAGCAAACTATCCATGAAACTCATCTAAAAAGCAAAGAACAAAAGCCCACTCTTATAGGTAAAAGGTCTTATTTGAAATAGTATATTATTTCATTGATATTTTTATGTGTCCTTTTGCCAAATGTGAAGTCTTGTGAACATGAAC
This window harbors:
- the LOC131031974 gene encoding cleavage stimulation factor subunit 77 isoform X2, with amino-acid sequence MVGVMCLPEPKPGNVLAALSPSLASFIQQLPPSNGGYLMKSSHSQSNIEDPTLKLYEGNEAHMINLASSLALFIHELPIVNGPSPNVDKVIFALLHSDISFRKSGLPSTSRRANSLTMNSFQTSHLLKRKRDDDDKEEVVHKKPSMDIFKLRQIRKLKLQAKVANQNQSGTTTSRTTFGTTSHTTSGTTSRTSSTHS
- the LOC131031974 gene encoding cleavage stimulation factor subunit 77 isoform X1, which produces MVGVMCLPEPKPGNVLAALSPSLASFIQQLPPSNGSAPDMDMLIETFNNDVPCFKLESLSEGNADEARGGYLMKSSHSQSNIEDPTLKLYEGNEAHMINLASSLALFIHELPIVNGPSPNVDKVIFALLHSDISFRKSGLPSTSRRANSLTMNSFQTSHLLKRKRDDDDKEEVVHKKPSMDIFKLRQIRKLKLQAKVANQNQSGTTTSRTTFGTTSHTTSGTTSRTSSTHS